A region from the Geobacillus vulcani PSS1 genome encodes:
- a CDS encoding ABC transporter ATP-binding protein: MSLRHSPHGARFGASPQRAKNSVGTLRRLWVFIVPQKRKLFAAMAMVMASSALALAGPYVIGRAVDGYIVERKTDGFMATLVLLLVIYIALGAATFLQNYWMIDVGQRTVRGIRERLFRHFHELPISFFDRRQQGELMSRITNDIDNMSQTFNSTVVQVISSTLTLFGAMAVMLSQSVLLTIVALVVVPLMYAGMRWITNRTRVRFREQQQALGEMNGFIEEVISGQKVVKLFSQEKRMEAELARKNAELKRAGFWAQTYSGFIPKLMNFLNNFSFALIAGVGGWMAAKGAISVGTIVVFVEYARQFTRPLNDLANQWNTLLSALAGAERVLEILDLPKEEEDEQEAADVDKLDGRIEFRHVVFSYDKQRPALDGVTFSVAPGETVALVGPTGAGKTTVLQLLTRFYDPDRGEIWIDGRDSRTIKRASLRRHMAFVLQDPFLFAGTVRDNIRYGRLGATDEEVEKAARRANAHSFIMKLPNGYDTVLAPGGGGISQGQRQLLAIARAMIADPAILILDEATSNVDTVTEVRIQEALARLMNGRTCLVIAHRLNTIQHADRILVLNEGKVIEQGTHEELLAARGFYFQLYQRYWLRSVHEAR, encoded by the coding sequence ATGTCACTACGGCATAGTCCTCACGGAGCGCGTTTTGGAGCAAGTCCGCAGCGGGCAAAAAACAGCGTCGGCACTTTGCGGCGGCTTTGGGTGTTCATCGTTCCGCAAAAGCGAAAGCTGTTTGCAGCCATGGCCATGGTGATGGCCAGCTCGGCGCTGGCGCTCGCCGGCCCGTACGTCATCGGCCGGGCGGTCGATGGGTACATTGTGGAGCGGAAGACGGACGGGTTTATGGCGACGCTCGTTTTGCTTCTGGTCATTTATATCGCCCTTGGCGCGGCAACGTTTTTGCAAAACTATTGGATGATCGATGTCGGCCAGCGGACGGTGCGTGGGATTCGCGAGCGGTTGTTTCGCCATTTTCACGAGCTGCCGATTTCGTTTTTTGACCGTCGCCAACAAGGCGAGCTGATGAGCCGGATTACCAATGACATCGACAACATGAGCCAGACGTTTAACAGCACCGTCGTACAAGTCATCTCGAGCACGCTCACGCTGTTTGGAGCGATGGCGGTGATGCTTTCGCAAAGCGTTTTGTTGACGATCGTCGCCCTTGTTGTCGTGCCGCTCATGTATGCCGGCATGCGTTGGATCACCAATCGGACGCGGGTGCGTTTTCGCGAGCAGCAACAGGCGCTCGGCGAGATGAACGGCTTTATCGAGGAAGTCATTTCCGGACAAAAAGTCGTCAAACTGTTTTCGCAAGAAAAGCGCATGGAGGCGGAATTGGCGCGCAAAAATGCCGAGCTGAAACGCGCCGGGTTTTGGGCGCAGACGTATTCCGGCTTTATTCCGAAGCTGATGAACTTTTTGAACAACTTCAGCTTCGCCCTCATCGCCGGCGTCGGCGGATGGATGGCAGCCAAAGGGGCGATTTCGGTCGGCACGATCGTCGTATTTGTGGAGTATGCCCGCCAGTTTACCCGCCCGCTCAACGATTTGGCCAACCAATGGAACACGTTGCTGTCGGCGTTGGCCGGCGCCGAGCGGGTGCTGGAAATTTTAGATTTGCCGAAAGAAGAGGAAGATGAACAGGAAGCGGCGGACGTCGACAAGCTGGATGGGCGCATCGAGTTTCGCCACGTCGTCTTTTCCTATGACAAACAGCGTCCGGCGCTCGATGGCGTCACGTTTTCTGTCGCCCCGGGGGAGACGGTGGCGCTTGTCGGTCCGACCGGAGCGGGCAAAACGACCGTGTTGCAGCTGTTGACCCGCTTTTACGACCCGGATCGTGGAGAGATTTGGATCGACGGCCGCGACAGCCGGACGATCAAGCGGGCGAGCTTGCGCCGCCATATGGCGTTTGTGCTTCAAGATCCGTTTTTGTTCGCTGGAACGGTTCGCGACAACATTCGCTACGGCCGACTTGGGGCGACCGATGAAGAAGTTGAGAAAGCGGCGCGCCGAGCGAACGCCCACTCTTTTATTATGAAGCTACCGAACGGATATGACACTGTTTTGGCTCCAGGAGGCGGCGGGATCAGTCAAGGGCAGCGGCAGCTGTTGGCCATCGCTCGGGCGATGATCGCCGACCCGGCCATTTTGATTTTGGACGAAGCGACGAGCAACGTCGATACGGTGACCGAAGTGCGCATTCAAGAAGCGCTCGCGCGGCTCATGAACGGCCGAACGTGCTTGGTCATCGCCCATCGGTTGAACACGATTCAACATGCGGACCGCATCCTTGTGCTCAACGAAGGGAAGGTGATCGAACAAGGGACGCATGAAGAGCTGCTGGCCGCAAGAGGATTTTATTTTCAATTGTATCAGCGCTATTGGCTGCGCAGTGTGCATGAGGCCCGATGA
- a CDS encoding STAS domain-containing protein: MKQHRLSFELETVVERAYECIKLTGRLAYDTQLAAEQKLTTAMAAVKRRLVVVDVSGLQFLDSTGLSLLVRFFKQIVSAGRAMAIVVRDNAAIEKVLLIAKLDRLLPILADEQQLLSLAPPSSFDHMSQEALYSAWRQCEW; the protein is encoded by the coding sequence ATGAAACAGCATCGTTTGTCGTTTGAATTGGAAACGGTTGTGGAACGCGCATACGAATGCATCAAGCTAACCGGACGGCTTGCCTATGATACGCAGCTTGCGGCGGAACAAAAGCTGACGACGGCGATGGCCGCCGTCAAGCGCCGCCTTGTCGTCGTCGACGTGAGCGGCCTCCAATTTTTGGATAGCACGGGCCTTTCGCTCCTTGTCCGCTTTTTTAAGCAAATCGTCAGCGCCGGCCGCGCCATGGCCATCGTCGTCCGGGATAACGCGGCTATAGAAAAGGTTTTGTTGATAGCCAAGCTCGACCGGCTGCTGCCGATCTTGGCCGACGAACAACAGCTGTTGTCCCTTGCCCCGCCAAGCTCTTTCGACCATATGAGCCAAGAGGCGTTGTATTCGGCCTGGCGCCAGTGCGAATGGTAG
- a CDS encoding ABC transporter ATP-binding protein: protein MRRVLVYLRPYRKWMALAWLFMLTELVIELWQPLLMGKIIDDGVMKQDEAAIFTWGAVMLGVSLLAFASGIANSFAAAYVGQEYGFRLRTALFASIQSFSLARIEQLSPASLVTRMTNDVTQVQNMLFMSLRIALRAPLLVVFGVVMAFVVHARLALVLAVAVPLSAAFLLWVVQKAAASFSAVQRALDRVNGVMRENLAGMRLIKAWMRKEYEEERFTEANDALMDRTMSVLRLVETITPVLLLVMNTAIIALLFFGRLHVEAGTASAGQVVAVINYATRATAALSMFTFITMAFSRARASAGRLAELLEAAGERKESERADGPSIRRGEIRFEHVSFRYPDSRHDALSDISFVIRPQETVAILGATGSGKSTLLQLIPGLYEPSAGRVLIDGIDVREFAAEQLRAYVRFVPQEVLLFSGTVADNLRFGKMTATMEEIVRAARDAQIHETIARFPDGYGAKVGQKGVNLSGGQKQRLSIARALVGEPRILLLDDSTSALDAETEAKLLSALRQYACTTVMVTQKVSAAMAADTIFLLEDGRLVAQGSHEQLLAESELYRRIVATQEGKKGPIDVTTA from the coding sequence ATGCGGCGGGTTCTTGTTTACTTGCGGCCATACCGGAAATGGATGGCGTTGGCCTGGCTGTTTATGTTGACTGAGCTCGTCATTGAGCTTTGGCAACCGCTGTTGATGGGGAAAATCATTGATGATGGCGTCATGAAGCAGGACGAGGCCGCCATTTTTACATGGGGCGCCGTCATGCTCGGCGTATCGTTGTTGGCGTTTGCCTCGGGCATCGCCAACTCATTTGCCGCCGCTTATGTTGGGCAGGAGTATGGATTTAGGCTGCGGACGGCGCTGTTTGCCAGCATTCAATCGTTTTCGCTTGCACGCATTGAACAGCTGTCGCCGGCTTCGCTCGTTACCCGGATGACGAACGATGTGACGCAAGTGCAAAACATGTTGTTTATGAGTTTGCGCATCGCCTTGCGCGCGCCGCTTCTCGTTGTCTTCGGCGTCGTGATGGCGTTTGTCGTTCATGCTCGTCTGGCGTTGGTTTTAGCGGTCGCGGTTCCGCTTTCCGCCGCCTTTTTATTATGGGTGGTGCAAAAGGCCGCTGCCTCGTTTTCCGCCGTCCAGCGGGCGCTCGATCGGGTGAATGGGGTGATGCGTGAAAACTTGGCCGGCATGCGCCTCATTAAAGCGTGGATGAGAAAAGAATATGAAGAGGAGCGGTTTACCGAGGCGAATGATGCGCTCATGGATCGGACGATGAGCGTGCTTCGCCTCGTTGAAACGATCACCCCAGTATTGCTGTTGGTGATGAACACTGCCATCATCGCGCTGTTGTTTTTCGGCCGTCTTCATGTCGAGGCGGGAACGGCGAGCGCCGGGCAGGTCGTAGCGGTCATCAATTACGCCACACGGGCGACGGCGGCGCTGTCGATGTTTACGTTTATTACGATGGCGTTCTCACGGGCGCGCGCTTCCGCCGGGCGCCTAGCTGAATTGCTTGAAGCAGCGGGGGAGCGAAAGGAAAGCGAGCGAGCCGACGGACCGAGCATCCGGCGCGGGGAAATTCGCTTTGAGCATGTTTCATTCCGCTATCCGGACAGCAGGCACGATGCACTCTCTGACATTTCGTTTGTCATTCGTCCGCAAGAAACGGTGGCGATTTTAGGAGCGACTGGCTCGGGCAAATCGACGCTTCTTCAGCTCATCCCGGGATTGTATGAGCCAAGCGCCGGGCGGGTGTTGATCGATGGCATCGATGTGCGCGAGTTTGCCGCGGAGCAGTTGCGCGCCTATGTTCGTTTTGTTCCGCAGGAAGTGTTGTTATTTTCCGGAACGGTTGCCGACAACCTCCGCTTCGGCAAGATGACCGCGACGATGGAAGAGATCGTGCGGGCGGCTCGTGATGCGCAAATTCATGAAACGATCGCTCGGTTTCCGGATGGGTACGGGGCGAAAGTCGGTCAAAAAGGCGTCAACTTGTCAGGTGGGCAAAAGCAGCGCTTGTCCATCGCCCGCGCGCTTGTGGGAGAGCCGCGCATTTTGCTTTTGGACGACAGCACAAGCGCGCTCGATGCGGAGACGGAAGCGAAACTGCTTTCGGCTTTGCGGCAATACGCGTGCACGACGGTGATGGTGACACAAAAGGTGAGCGCGGCGATGGCGGCCGACACGATTTTCCTTTTGGAAGACGGCCGCTTGGTGGCGCAAGGAAGCCATGAACAATTGTTGGCGGAAAGCGAGTTATATCGTCGCATTGTCGCGACGCAGGAAGGAAAGAAGGGACCGATCGATGTCACTACGGCATAG
- a CDS encoding spore germination protein, producing MLFQWGMGRQKKQINAGMKQEGPDRSGEAADVPQEPMSAELAVNLDIIRQATGQSSDVVIRRFSLGQERHIKAAIVFVDGLVDEKHVYEFLLTPLLEASFPLSLTEKEWFPWIEQKLTAVGGVKHVGDWEHLFLELFSGETVILLDGVPSAVSATTKGGQYRAIEEPQTQIAVRGPREGFTESLRTNTAMIRRRIRNPNLWLETMPIGTMTQTDVAIMYIKGIANDEVIEEVRARLRRIDTDSVLESGYIEQLIEDQTFTTFPTIYHTERPDVVAANLLEGRIAILIQGTPFVLIVPALFIQFFQAVEDYYARFDIATALRFLRVLIFFLSLVAPAIYIAATTFHQEMIPTQLVIAIAAQREAVPFPGFVEALMMEVTFEILREAGIRLPRAVGQAVSIVGALVIGQAAVEAGFVSSAMVIVVSITAIASFATPSFAIAISARLIRFGLMFLAAMFGFYGIMMGLLVMILHLCSLRSFGVPYMSPLAPFTPSNMGDTLFRIPTWMYRERPRLINQKNIIRQSGDQKPQPPAPTRQEKGDGS from the coding sequence ATGTTGTTTCAATGGGGAATGGGCCGCCAAAAAAAGCAGATCAACGCCGGGATGAAACAAGAAGGACCGGATCGTAGCGGTGAGGCGGCGGATGTCCCGCAAGAGCCGATGTCAGCCGAATTGGCCGTCAACCTTGACATCATCCGCCAAGCGACGGGACAAAGCAGCGATGTCGTCATCCGTCGGTTTTCGCTTGGCCAAGAGAGGCACATCAAAGCCGCCATCGTCTTTGTGGATGGCCTTGTTGACGAAAAACATGTATACGAGTTTTTGCTGACGCCGCTGCTGGAGGCGTCATTTCCACTGTCATTAACAGAAAAAGAATGGTTTCCGTGGATCGAACAAAAGTTGACCGCGGTGGGTGGGGTGAAGCATGTCGGCGATTGGGAACACCTGTTTTTGGAGCTGTTTTCCGGAGAAACCGTCATCTTGTTGGACGGGGTGCCGTCCGCTGTCAGCGCCACCACCAAAGGCGGCCAATATCGCGCGATCGAGGAGCCGCAAACGCAAATCGCGGTCCGCGGGCCGCGCGAAGGGTTTACGGAGTCGCTGCGCACAAATACCGCGATGATTCGCCGTCGCATTCGAAATCCCAATCTTTGGCTGGAAACGATGCCAATTGGCACCATGACGCAAACCGATGTGGCGATCATGTACATCAAAGGCATTGCCAATGACGAGGTGATCGAAGAAGTGAGAGCGCGCCTGCGCCGCATTGATACGGACAGCGTGCTTGAGTCCGGTTATATTGAACAATTAATCGAAGATCAAACGTTTACGACGTTTCCAACGATCTATCATACTGAGCGTCCTGACGTGGTGGCGGCGAATCTGCTGGAGGGGCGGATTGCGATTTTGATTCAGGGGACGCCGTTTGTCCTGATCGTACCGGCTTTGTTCATCCAGTTTTTCCAAGCGGTGGAGGATTATTATGCCCGTTTTGATATCGCCACTGCTCTTCGCTTTTTGCGCGTATTGATTTTTTTTCTCTCGCTCGTTGCACCGGCCATTTATATCGCGGCGACGACGTTTCACCAAGAAATGATTCCCACACAGCTTGTCATCGCGATTGCTGCCCAGCGAGAGGCCGTGCCGTTTCCTGGTTTTGTCGAGGCGTTGATGATGGAAGTGACATTTGAGATTTTGCGTGAAGCGGGGATTCGACTACCGCGTGCAGTCGGACAGGCGGTGTCGATTGTTGGCGCCTTGGTCATCGGGCAGGCGGCGGTTGAAGCTGGATTTGTATCGTCGGCGATGGTGATCGTCGTTTCGATCACGGCGATCGCTAGCTTTGCAACGCCGTCGTTTGCCATCGCCATTTCAGCGCGCCTCATCCGCTTCGGGTTGATGTTTTTAGCGGCGATGTTCGGGTTTTACGGCATCATGATGGGGTTGTTGGTTATGATTCTCCATTTATGCAGCTTACGCTCGTTTGGGGTGCCATACATGTCGCCGCTCGCTCCGTTCACCCCATCCAATATGGGCGATACCTTGTTTCGAATCCCGACATGGATGTACCGCGAGCGGCCGCGCCTGATTAACCAGAAAAATATCATTCGCCAATCGGGGGATCAGAAACCGCAGCCTCCGGCGCCAACACGCCAAGAAAAGGGGGACGGATCATGA
- a CDS encoding ATP-binding protein, with amino-acid sequence MCEWIVRCRADEEAVLVCHLLAEQVASLFAVRDAELFVLAVHEAVVNAVKAVQRAGMEAGTISLSFFVTSADVAVAVEDEGGGVPVEVIQQLDQMTLSDVLLAESGRGLLLIREIMDDVTWIERKGGRRMLVMKMSRNAT; translated from the coding sequence GTGTGTGAATGGATCGTGCGCTGCCGGGCGGACGAGGAAGCGGTTTTGGTTTGCCATCTCCTTGCGGAGCAGGTTGCTTCGTTGTTTGCTGTCCGTGATGCGGAATTGTTTGTGTTGGCGGTGCATGAAGCGGTCGTCAATGCTGTCAAAGCTGTTCAACGGGCGGGGATGGAGGCGGGGACGATTTCGCTCTCCTTTTTCGTCACGAGCGCTGATGTGGCCGTGGCGGTTGAGGACGAGGGCGGCGGTGTTCCGGTGGAAGTGATCCAACAGCTCGATCAAATGACGCTCTCTGATGTATTGCTCGCCGAATCGGGGCGGGGGCTCTTGCTCATCCGTGAAATTATGGATGACGTTACGTGGATCGAGCGGAAGGGAGGCCGTCGGATGCTGGTCATGAAAATGAGCCGAAACGCAACATAA
- a CDS encoding Ger(x)C family spore germination protein has protein sequence MKRSIAILMSFVVCAVLLAGCWSKKELPDLAFVIAVGLDKTEDGRYLASFQVVNPGNVAGATQRGGGAAGVPVSMYTSTGDTLVEASRKASKKLSRILYYGHTNLVVIGEEVAREGLNGVFDAMERNNQFRTTSRLVVARGHSAKDVLAVLTPIDKISANQIIKTLEFSETSWGQTINNDVWWAIRSLSGAGRNLVMTGITIEGDPQRGKQQTNVQSSIPNVRISLDGLALFKKDRLVRWVSGSTSRGVLWVLDRMKQTNITIPWNGKKEAIGYRTVRVKTEVKPQWKKGRPSILVHIQTEGDISETYVPINLADYRLLFQLEKAISRDIEREVKRAIETAQHEQTDVFGFGEAVHRTNPRLWKRIKKEWDDRYFPHLRVTVKVDAYIRRTGLRNTPYIK, from the coding sequence ATGAAACGGTCTATCGCCATATTGATGTCCTTTGTTGTCTGTGCGGTGTTGCTGGCTGGCTGTTGGAGTAAAAAGGAGCTTCCTGACTTAGCGTTTGTCATTGCCGTTGGTCTTGATAAAACAGAAGACGGCAGATATTTGGCCTCGTTTCAAGTCGTCAACCCGGGCAACGTCGCCGGCGCCACCCAGCGTGGCGGCGGGGCGGCCGGCGTGCCCGTTTCCATGTATACGTCCACCGGAGACACGTTGGTCGAGGCAAGCCGAAAAGCCTCAAAGAAGTTGTCGCGCATTCTGTATTACGGCCATACGAACTTGGTGGTCATCGGCGAAGAAGTAGCGCGTGAGGGGCTGAATGGGGTATTCGATGCGATGGAACGGAACAACCAGTTTCGGACGACCTCACGGCTGGTTGTTGCCCGTGGCCATTCGGCGAAAGACGTGCTAGCCGTGTTGACACCGATTGATAAAATTTCCGCCAACCAAATTATTAAGACGTTGGAGTTTTCTGAGACGTCCTGGGGTCAGACAATCAACAACGATGTCTGGTGGGCGATTCGCAGCTTGTCTGGAGCCGGAAGAAATCTGGTGATGACCGGTATTACCATTGAAGGGGATCCCCAGCGCGGCAAACAGCAAACGAACGTCCAGTCATCGATCCCGAACGTCCGAATTAGTTTGGATGGATTGGCGTTATTTAAAAAAGACCGCCTTGTTCGCTGGGTGAGCGGGTCGACATCAAGAGGCGTGCTTTGGGTGCTGGATCGAATGAAACAAACGAATATCACGATCCCCTGGAATGGAAAAAAAGAAGCGATTGGCTATCGAACTGTGCGGGTGAAAACGGAGGTCAAGCCCCAATGGAAAAAGGGACGGCCATCGATTTTGGTTCACATTCAAACGGAAGGAGATATCAGTGAGACGTACGTCCCGATCAATTTGGCTGATTACCGATTATTGTTTCAATTGGAAAAGGCGATTAGCCGGGATATTGAACGGGAAGTGAAGCGGGCCATTGAAACAGCCCAGCATGAACAAACGGATGTTTTTGGTTTTGGCGAGGCGGTGCATCGCACCAATCCCCGCTTGTGGAAAAGAATCAAAAAAGAATGGGATGACCGCTATTTCCCCCATCTTCGGGTGACAGTGAAAGTGGATGCTTACATTCGACGCACGGGATTGCGAAATACGCCATACATCAAATAA
- a CDS encoding GerAB/ArcD/ProY family transporter, which produces MEHSKINMRQLFVLIVLFEHGSAIVIPLGVSAKQDVWIAILLGLALGLLLLLVYERLFHYYPDQPLTSYVMQIVGKPFGKLLAVLYITYFFYIAARVLRDFGELLLTFAYPETPLFVLNALMAMTVMYSAYKGIEVLARTGELLYTLLQILAVVGFVLVIASGIVDLTQLQPVLEEGWKRVWKTVFTETLYVPFGEMIVFTMLFPYLNRPEKARRTAVAGMVLTGINLAIIMVVNTAVLGADAVSRSSFPLLDTIRRIQVAHFLERLDVFFMVALVIGGFFKVSIFFYAGVVGVAHVFGFSNHQRLVYPFGALVLLWSVAMASNYVEHIHEGLKIVTFYLHIPLQIIIPVLLLAVAAIRRRFGQPAK; this is translated from the coding sequence ATGGAACATAGTAAAATCAATATGCGCCAGCTGTTTGTCCTGATCGTGCTGTTTGAGCATGGGAGTGCGATCGTCATTCCGCTCGGCGTCAGTGCCAAGCAAGATGTGTGGATCGCCATTTTGCTCGGCCTAGCACTTGGGCTGTTGCTGCTTTTGGTTTACGAGCGTTTGTTTCATTATTACCCCGATCAGCCGCTAACTTCCTATGTGATGCAGATCGTCGGCAAGCCGTTCGGCAAGTTGTTGGCGGTTCTCTATATTACCTATTTTTTCTATATCGCCGCCCGTGTGTTGCGTGACTTTGGCGAATTGTTGCTCACGTTTGCTTACCCGGAAACGCCGCTGTTTGTTTTGAATGCCCTTATGGCAATGACGGTCATGTACAGCGCCTATAAAGGCATCGAAGTATTGGCGCGCACCGGCGAACTGCTTTATACGCTATTGCAAATACTGGCGGTTGTCGGATTCGTCTTGGTTATCGCTTCTGGAATTGTCGATCTCACCCAGCTCCAACCGGTGTTAGAGGAAGGATGGAAACGGGTGTGGAAAACGGTGTTCACGGAAACGTTGTACGTGCCGTTTGGTGAAATGATCGTGTTTACCATGCTGTTTCCATACTTGAATCGTCCGGAAAAAGCGCGGCGGACCGCCGTTGCCGGGATGGTGTTGACCGGGATCAACTTGGCGATCATTATGGTCGTTAATACGGCCGTCTTGGGAGCTGATGCGGTGTCACGCTCATCGTTTCCACTGCTCGATACGATCCGCCGCATTCAAGTCGCTCACTTTTTAGAGCGGCTTGATGTCTTTTTTATGGTCGCTTTAGTGATCGGGGGGTTTTTTAAAGTCTCCATCTTTTTTTATGCCGGCGTTGTGGGGGTGGCTCATGTATTCGGGTTTTCGAACCACCAGCGGCTGGTTTATCCGTTTGGGGCGCTTGTCTTATTGTGGTCGGTGGCGATGGCAAGCAACTACGTGGAACATATTCATGAAGGATTAAAGATTGTCACGTTCTATCTGCACATCCCGCTGCAAATCATCATTCCGGTGCTGTTGCTGGCGGTCGCTGCGATTCGCCGGCGGTTTGGACAACCGGCAAAATAA
- a CDS encoding SpoIIE family protein phosphatase, whose product MVKANVQAIDQLDAEQLGSGMVITDHQLLIVAVSEPTPRWLGFAKHELVGRPVGVLFSAEWSAALLDGIAEAVKRDGCWQGEARHVAKSGKTCTSWMNVYRLSGSEGEWLVWHFVEQTVMPSANRSTPSEWLEVICDSAPFAVVPVAADGIVQDWGLSAERLFGRRKEEAVGRPIWSLFRCGGQTWLPFPPKEQRCGEGMVQRPDGTSANVAYTVIPVLQGDGYIVLIEDETKQKQKEAERRRQVELAKKIQQNLLTPLIQNEAVTMDAVYIPSDDLSGDIYACYQIDLYRYGVIVIDVMGHGISSALVSMLLRSLLRGLIVRVIDPVSVASELEKHVQTLFPDETNDIRHLFSMIYLVIDTKERKIEYTNAGHPAGLLVFDDGSVHELDKGGLAIGSPFSLPFEKGVIHYDKRARLLLYTDGILEEIDPSILQSIEKIRSCTQMYRHLPDKRFLERLISQGPPLVSPSDDICLLSITVHG is encoded by the coding sequence ATGGTGAAGGCGAATGTACAGGCGATCGATCAGCTAGACGCAGAGCAGTTGGGCAGCGGCATGGTGATTACCGACCATCAACTTTTGATTGTTGCGGTCAGCGAGCCGACGCCAAGATGGCTCGGATTTGCCAAACACGAATTAGTCGGGCGGCCGGTCGGCGTTCTGTTTTCAGCCGAGTGGTCGGCTGCGTTGTTGGATGGCATCGCCGAGGCGGTAAAAAGGGACGGGTGCTGGCAAGGAGAAGCGCGCCATGTAGCGAAAAGCGGGAAAACATGTACGAGTTGGATGAACGTCTATCGGCTATCAGGTAGCGAAGGAGAATGGCTCGTTTGGCATTTTGTTGAACAAACCGTTATGCCTTCGGCTAATCGATCGACGCCGTCTGAGTGGCTCGAAGTCATTTGCGATTCCGCCCCGTTTGCGGTTGTTCCGGTGGCGGCGGACGGAATCGTGCAAGATTGGGGGCTTAGTGCAGAGCGGCTGTTTGGACGCCGAAAAGAAGAGGCGGTCGGCCGCCCGATATGGTCGCTCTTTCGTTGCGGCGGCCAAACATGGCTTCCATTTCCTCCCAAAGAGCAGCGATGCGGCGAAGGGATGGTTCAGCGTCCGGACGGCACGTCCGCCAATGTCGCCTATACGGTCATTCCCGTGCTTCAGGGGGACGGATATATCGTCCTTATCGAAGATGAGACGAAGCAAAAGCAAAAAGAGGCGGAGCGGCGGCGCCAAGTCGAGCTGGCCAAAAAAATTCAGCAAAATTTGCTGACGCCGCTCATTCAAAACGAGGCGGTGACGATGGATGCCGTCTATATTCCATCCGATGATTTGTCGGGCGATATTTACGCGTGCTATCAAATCGATTTATACCGCTACGGGGTAATCGTCATCGATGTGATGGGCCACGGCATTTCGTCGGCCTTGGTGAGCATGCTGCTCCGCTCGCTTTTGCGCGGGTTGATCGTGCGCGTCATCGACCCGGTCTCGGTGGCGAGCGAGCTGGAAAAACATGTGCAAACGTTGTTTCCGGATGAGACCAACGATATCCGTCACCTGTTTTCCATGATTTATTTAGTGATTGACACGAAAGAGCGAAAAATTGAATATACGAACGCCGGCCATCCGGCTGGGCTGCTTGTTTTTGACGATGGAAGCGTCCACGAGTTGGACAAAGGCGGTTTGGCGATCGGCAGCCCGTTTTCCTTGCCGTTTGAAAAAGGGGTCATTCATTACGACAAGCGAGCCCGCCTCCTTTTGTATACGGACGGTATTTTAGAGGAAATTGACCCGTCAATTTTGCAAAGCATTGAAAAAATTCGCTCATGCACGCAAATGTACCGCCATTTGCCGGATAAACGCTTCCTCGAGCGTTTAATCAGCCAAGGTCCGCCGCTCGTCAGCCCTTCCGACGACATTTGCTTATTGTCCATCACGGTTCATGGATAG